A genomic window from Candidatus Binatia bacterium includes:
- a CDS encoding enoyl-CoA hydratase/isomerase family protein — MSYETLTLEKQGKVARVWLNRPERRNALSGRALEEIRAVFEELQTSFETSVVVLAGRGLSFCAGADRKDPPGRSAAPTGLERERRYMAQMGKRAVEAIERCEAITIARLQGHAIGGGVLLAAACDFRIAARSTIFHVPEVDLGIPLTWGGAPRLAHLVGPARAKEIILLCDRFDAEAADRFGLLNRVVDDDALDDAVQDWVARLAAKPEWALHMSKTQFRGYDMLATLGDLTEGDADLLNTASAKDPTRFAFPAKD; from the coding sequence ATGTCGTACGAGACACTCACCCTCGAGAAGCAGGGCAAGGTCGCCCGGGTCTGGCTGAACCGCCCCGAGCGTCGGAACGCACTGAGTGGCCGAGCGCTCGAAGAGATTCGGGCCGTCTTCGAGGAACTGCAGACGTCGTTCGAAACCTCGGTCGTCGTCCTCGCGGGACGCGGACTGTCCTTCTGCGCCGGAGCGGATCGTAAAGACCCACCGGGACGAAGCGCCGCACCGACCGGGCTCGAACGCGAGCGTCGGTACATGGCGCAGATGGGCAAGCGCGCGGTCGAAGCGATCGAGCGATGCGAAGCGATCACCATCGCCCGCCTCCAGGGCCACGCGATCGGGGGCGGCGTGCTGCTCGCCGCGGCGTGCGACTTTCGGATCGCCGCACGAAGCACGATCTTTCACGTCCCCGAAGTCGACCTCGGGATCCCGCTCACCTGGGGCGGCGCACCTCGCCTCGCCCACCTCGTCGGACCGGCACGGGCCAAGGAAATCATCCTCCTGTGCGACCGCTTCGATGCGGAGGCCGCCGACCGGTTCGGCCTGCTGAACCGGGTGGTCGACGACGACGCGCTCGACGATGCGGTCCAAGACTGGGTCGCCCGCCTCGCCGCCAAGCCCGAATGGGCTCTGCACATGTCGAAGACCCAGTTCCGCGGCTACGATATGCTCGCTACGCTCGGGGACCTGACCGAGGGCGACGCCGACCTACTCAACACCGCCTCCGCAAAGGACCCGACGCGCTTCGCGTTTCCCGCGAAGGACTGA
- a CDS encoding ACT domain-containing protein: MKTSLVLTCIGPDRPGLVGSLSQVVADHDGNWVESRMARLAGKFAGLLRVEIPAERADELTHALGALGADGFRITVEPTEVEDDRATRLLRLSIVGRDRAGIVRDISGVLAAHCVNVEELETSCTSAPESGEPLFQAKASLHVPSTVSTAALRDGLEEIANDLMVDVDLETA, encoded by the coding sequence ATGAAGACTTCTCTGGTTCTGACGTGCATCGGGCCCGACCGCCCGGGTTTGGTTGGCTCGCTGTCTCAGGTCGTTGCCGATCACGACGGCAACTGGGTCGAGAGCCGAATGGCGCGACTCGCGGGAAAATTCGCCGGCCTTCTCCGCGTCGAGATCCCCGCGGAGCGCGCGGACGAGCTGACCCACGCACTCGGAGCACTCGGTGCCGACGGCTTTCGGATCACGGTCGAACCCACCGAGGTCGAAGACGATCGCGCGACGCGGCTCCTCAGGCTCTCGATCGTCGGACGGGATCGGGCCGGGATCGTGCGCGACATCTCCGGAGTCCTCGCCGCTCATTGCGTGAACGTGGAAGAATTGGAGACGTCCTGTACCAGCGCGCCGGAGTCCGGGGAGCCCCTCTTCCAGGCAAAGGCCAGCCTGCACGTGCCAAGCACGGTTTCGACCGCCGCGCTGCGCGACGGGCTAGAAGAGATCGCGAACGACCTCATGGTCGATGTCGACCTGGAGACCGCGTAA
- a CDS encoding AAA family ATPase has translation MNEQVAAFPTESTQPKVHFERLREHLNRRIVGQETLTDRLLVALLADGHLLVEGAPGLAKTKAIRELSDAVEAEHHRIQFTPDLLPADLTGTDVYRPEDGSFAFQRGPVFHNLVLADEINRAPAKVQSALLEAMAERQVTVGRHTYELPKLFLVMATQNPIEQEGTYPLPEAQLDRFLMHIRIGYPNVESERKILQLVRGEARGENLGEFTTVSQATIFAARGEVLDLYLAPALEEYAIQLVLATRTPSAYGQDLAKAVRCGASPRGTIALDRCARAHAWLRGAEFVAPEDVQAVAKDVLRHRVLLNFEAEADGMTPDSFLDELIARVPLV, from the coding sequence ATGAACGAACAGGTAGCCGCATTCCCAACCGAGTCCACGCAGCCCAAAGTCCATTTCGAGAGGCTTCGCGAGCATCTGAACCGCCGCATCGTGGGTCAGGAGACGCTGACGGACCGCCTTCTCGTGGCGCTGCTGGCCGATGGCCACCTGCTCGTCGAGGGGGCCCCCGGGCTCGCGAAGACCAAGGCGATCCGAGAGCTCTCGGACGCGGTCGAGGCCGAACACCATCGGATTCAGTTCACGCCGGACCTGCTCCCCGCCGACCTGACGGGCACCGACGTGTATCGACCCGAGGACGGTAGCTTCGCGTTCCAGCGCGGCCCCGTGTTCCACAACCTGGTTCTCGCCGACGAGATCAACCGCGCCCCCGCTAAGGTGCAGTCCGCGTTGCTCGAGGCGATGGCAGAGCGACAGGTCACGGTGGGCCGGCACACCTACGAGTTGCCGAAGCTGTTTCTCGTGATGGCCACGCAGAATCCGATCGAACAGGAAGGCACGTATCCGTTGCCGGAGGCGCAGCTCGATCGGTTCCTGATGCACATTCGGATCGGCTACCCGAACGTCGAGTCCGAAAGAAAAATTCTGCAGCTCGTAAGAGGAGAGGCACGCGGAGAAAATCTCGGGGAGTTCACGACCGTCTCCCAGGCGACAATCTTCGCGGCGCGGGGTGAGGTGTTGGACCTCTACCTCGCTCCGGCGTTGGAGGAGTACGCGATCCAGCTCGTGCTGGCCACGCGCACTCCTTCGGCGTACGGACAGGACCTCGCGAAGGCCGTCCGCTGCGGTGCGAGTCCCCGCGGCACGATCGCCCTGGATCGCTGCGCGCGCGCGCATGCCTGGCTCCGCGGCGCCGAGTTCGTCGCGCCCGAGGACGTCCAGGCCGTTGCGAAAGACGTCCTGCGCCACCGCGTACTGCTGAACTTCGAGGCAGAAGCGGACGGGATGACACCCGACTCGTTCCTCGACGAGCTCATCGCTCGCGTTCCTCTGGTCTGA
- a CDS encoding DUF58 domain-containing protein, whose translation MSQERDTNYGVVASLDELVRQRSPFRSVGISPTGRVRTLQSGSYDSAFHGRGMEFDESREYQAGDDVRTIDWRVMARTGRVHTKLFHEERERPVLLLVDARLPMRFGTRDSFKSVLAARAAATLAWAARDAGDRVGGLILTPSGHREVAPQRTRGRLVGFLRQLSDATADETEGTALPLSEGLARLGRVARPGTLVLLLSDFHDLDDDVEREIGRLARRCDVACLLVHDVLESSAPASGDYRISDGERVLRLPTENEGWRTEYAERFAERRNRLEKTCSRNRAAFLPLQTGEDCQTVLRADRFARAFGGARAAGGQA comes from the coding sequence GTGTCTCAGGAACGAGACACAAACTACGGCGTGGTGGCGAGCCTGGACGAACTCGTCCGCCAGCGGTCGCCTTTCCGCTCGGTGGGGATCTCACCCACTGGGCGCGTGCGAACTTTGCAGTCGGGCTCCTACGACTCGGCCTTTCATGGTCGGGGCATGGAGTTCGACGAGTCGCGGGAGTACCAGGCCGGCGACGACGTGAGGACGATCGACTGGCGCGTCATGGCGCGAACTGGCCGCGTTCACACGAAGCTCTTCCACGAAGAGCGCGAGCGACCGGTTCTCCTGCTGGTCGACGCGCGCCTTCCCATGCGCTTCGGCACGCGGGACTCGTTCAAGTCGGTTCTCGCCGCTCGAGCGGCCGCGACTTTGGCGTGGGCCGCTCGCGATGCGGGCGACCGGGTCGGCGGTCTCATCCTCACGCCCTCGGGGCATCGAGAGGTGGCACCGCAACGAACGCGGGGTCGCCTCGTCGGGTTTCTTCGTCAACTGAGCGATGCGACCGCGGACGAGACTGAGGGCACGGCTCTCCCGCTCTCCGAAGGGCTCGCTCGCCTCGGGCGGGTCGCCCGTCCCGGCACGTTGGTGCTTCTCCTGAGCGACTTTCACGATCTCGACGACGACGTCGAGCGCGAGATCGGGCGATTGGCGCGTCGTTGCGACGTCGCGTGTCTACTCGTGCACGACGTGCTCGAGTCGAGCGCGCCGGCGTCCGGGGACTACCGGATCAGTGACGGCGAGCGGGTCCTCCGCCTCCCGACCGAGAACGAAGGTTGGCGTACCGAGTACGCCGAGCGGTTCGCGGAACGACGCAATCGCTTGGAGAAGACGTGCAGTCGCAATCGCGCGGCGTTCCTTCCCCTGCAGACGGGCGAGGACTGCCAGACCGTGCTGCGTGCGGATCGGTTCGCCCGTGCGTTCGGCGGCGCGCGCGCCGCGGGAGGTCAGGCATGA
- a CDS encoding DUF4381 domain-containing protein, whose product MNAPTDLMNAAAGGAQGDPLAALRGIHFPAAVGMWPPAPGWWIALAVVVALLVLTVVGIRIRRASLAHHALCELETIDGASADFQGLATSVSALLRRVALTRFGRTQVASLHGSAWQEFLSETSPREKRRRVSFDEDMGQLLAMAPYAPPGSASFELEGTSVGRKGVVAAARDWIRWNT is encoded by the coding sequence ATGAACGCACCCACGGATTTGATGAATGCCGCGGCCGGCGGCGCGCAGGGAGACCCTCTCGCTGCGCTTCGCGGAATTCATTTTCCCGCTGCGGTCGGCATGTGGCCACCGGCCCCGGGCTGGTGGATCGCGCTGGCGGTGGTCGTCGCCTTGCTCGTCCTCACCGTCGTGGGGATCCGGATCCGACGGGCCAGTCTCGCCCACCACGCCCTCTGTGAACTTGAAACCATCGACGGAGCGTCGGCCGACTTCCAGGGGCTGGCGACCTCCGTCTCGGCGCTTCTGCGCCGGGTCGCCCTTACCCGCTTCGGTCGAACCCAAGTCGCCAGTCTGCACGGGTCGGCCTGGCAGGAGTTCCTGTCGGAGACGAGCCCGCGCGAGAAGCGCAGGCGGGTGTCGTTCGACGAGGACATGGGCCAGCTCCTCGCGATGGCGCCGTACGCACCGCCCGGCTCGGCTTCGTTCGAGTTGGAAGGGACGAGCGTAGGACGCAAGGGCGTCGTCGCTGCTGCGCGCGATTGGATCCGGTGGAACACATGA
- a CDS encoding VWA domain-containing protein, protein MMEFGWPWAFALVPLPFVVRRFFPAAPQTRAGALRVPFFDSIASMRGGLLPPTLGRRALLAVMTTAWIFLVVAAARPMWVGEPVALPAEGRDLMLAVDLSGSMAREDFTLGGRAADRLTVVKEVAEDFIGRREGDRLGLVLFGTRAYLQAPLTFDRPTVQTLLDEAQIGLAGEETAIGDAIGIATKRLRDRPADSRVLVLLTDGASNAGALDPVDAARLAAAEGIRIYTIGVGADQIAMRSAFGTRMVNPSADLDERALSEIADLTGGAYFRAKNIEGLANVYREIDRLEPAVAEPLYVRPTKDLFEWPLGIALALSLGIGLAEIRPSFGATGHVSSEVA, encoded by the coding sequence ATGATGGAATTCGGTTGGCCTTGGGCCTTTGCGTTGGTGCCCCTTCCCTTTGTCGTGCGCCGCTTCTTCCCCGCTGCGCCGCAGACGCGGGCCGGGGCGCTGCGCGTTCCCTTCTTCGATTCCATCGCCTCGATGCGTGGCGGTCTCCTCCCCCCCACGCTCGGCCGTCGGGCGCTGCTCGCCGTCATGACCACGGCATGGATTTTTCTGGTCGTGGCGGCGGCACGCCCGATGTGGGTCGGCGAGCCCGTCGCGTTGCCGGCAGAAGGCCGCGACCTGATGCTGGCCGTCGACCTTTCGGGCAGCATGGCGCGGGAGGACTTCACTCTCGGTGGGCGCGCGGCCGATCGGCTGACCGTGGTGAAGGAGGTCGCCGAGGACTTCATCGGTCGGCGCGAAGGTGACCGGCTGGGTCTCGTTCTCTTCGGAACGCGAGCCTATCTGCAGGCGCCGCTCACGTTCGATCGACCGACGGTGCAGACGCTGCTCGACGAGGCCCAGATTGGCCTCGCGGGTGAGGAGACGGCGATCGGCGACGCGATCGGGATCGCGACCAAGCGACTCCGCGATCGGCCCGCCGACAGCCGCGTTCTGGTTCTGCTGACCGATGGTGCCAGCAACGCGGGCGCTCTCGATCCTGTCGACGCGGCGCGACTCGCAGCGGCCGAGGGGATCCGCATCTACACGATCGGCGTCGGTGCGGATCAGATTGCGATGCGGAGCGCGTTTGGGACCCGCATGGTGAACCCATCGGCGGACCTCGACGAGCGAGCGCTCTCGGAGATCGCAGACCTCACCGGCGGTGCGTACTTCCGCGCCAAGAATATCGAAGGGCTCGCGAACGTCTATCGCGAGATCGACCGTCTGGAGCCCGCCGTCGCCGAGCCGCTCTACGTACGACCGACCAAGGACCTGTTCGAGTGGCCGCTCGGAATTGCCCTCGCGCTGAGCCTGGGCATCGGACTCGCAGAGATCCGGCCCTCGTTCGGCGCCACCGGCCACGTCTCTTCCGAGGTAGCCTGA
- a CDS encoding VWA domain-containing protein: MIPTDFHFERPLLLLALLPAAFVLWHCVRAATRGTAWRDAVDAHLLRHLTLPGEGGTRTWPFWMLGAGWLAASLAMAGPSWERVAQPTTKTTEATVVALDMSVSMDAEDLTPSRLARARYKLQDVLERSAGGQVGLVIYSDEPFVASPLTDDGRVIAEMIPTLTSDIMPGRGSRPDRAIDQAAALLEQAGVPGGRILVFGDSAGDDPSATRAAAARAAESGRRVSVLAIGTQEGAPVPDGRGGFARTADGERFLASVPVDELRALAASGGGRFANLTSGETDLDVLLAERLSLASTSDDASVSAANVEIWKDAGVYLLFLPILLAPLAFRRGWLAVVLIGIALSAPSEARAGVWDDLWQTPDQQGAEALAAGDAESASDLFEASDWRAAAQYESGEYEEASTQFAALFGEENRYNLGNALARTGKLEEAISAYDEVLEAEPGHEDATFNRDLVEKLLDQQQQEQQQQQSQNGEGSEDPEQQPEDGEGQEQEQSEADGGGEEQPQENASQSGGEGAEQKESVSEQASSESEGEPSTEQRETASGEGEESEREPSAQAKSGSEQEDPSSEQQAQRPEVEEGDGSNSVSDRLDEALENAEAEGPGEPGSQMAATEAAEPISEEEQAREQMLRQVPDDPSGLLRAKIHRKYAEKRFAEQQRRLVQQRGGNSWW, translated from the coding sequence ATGATTCCAACCGACTTTCATTTCGAGCGCCCCCTGTTGCTTCTGGCCCTGCTGCCGGCTGCGTTCGTGCTCTGGCACTGCGTCCGCGCGGCGACGCGTGGGACCGCGTGGCGTGATGCGGTGGATGCGCATCTGTTGCGTCACCTCACTCTCCCCGGAGAGGGAGGCACCCGAACCTGGCCGTTCTGGATGCTCGGCGCCGGCTGGCTTGCTGCGAGTCTGGCGATGGCGGGCCCGAGTTGGGAGCGCGTCGCACAGCCGACGACGAAGACGACCGAGGCCACGGTCGTGGCGCTCGACATGTCCGTTTCGATGGACGCCGAGGACCTCACGCCGTCGCGTCTCGCGCGGGCGCGCTACAAGTTGCAAGACGTTCTCGAGCGTAGCGCCGGCGGACAGGTCGGCCTCGTGATCTACTCGGACGAACCCTTCGTGGCGTCCCCCCTGACCGACGATGGGCGCGTCATCGCGGAGATGATCCCGACGCTCACGAGCGACATCATGCCGGGGCGGGGGAGTCGTCCCGATCGTGCAATCGATCAAGCGGCCGCGCTTCTCGAACAAGCTGGCGTCCCCGGAGGACGGATTCTCGTCTTCGGGGACTCGGCCGGGGACGACCCCTCTGCGACTCGCGCGGCCGCCGCTCGTGCCGCAGAGAGTGGCAGGCGTGTTTCGGTGCTCGCTATCGGAACGCAGGAGGGTGCTCCGGTCCCCGACGGGCGCGGGGGTTTCGCGCGGACGGCGGACGGCGAGAGGTTTCTGGCCAGTGTTCCCGTCGATGAACTTCGGGCGCTCGCGGCGTCGGGTGGCGGTCGGTTCGCGAACTTGACCTCCGGCGAGACCGACCTGGACGTTCTGCTCGCCGAGCGGCTGTCACTTGCGAGCACGAGCGACGATGCGTCGGTATCGGCGGCGAACGTCGAGATCTGGAAGGACGCGGGCGTGTACCTGCTCTTTCTGCCGATCCTGCTCGCGCCGTTGGCCTTCCGACGGGGTTGGCTTGCGGTCGTCCTGATCGGGATCGCGCTCAGTGCGCCGTCCGAAGCGCGAGCCGGCGTGTGGGACGATCTCTGGCAGACCCCGGATCAGCAGGGAGCCGAGGCGCTCGCCGCGGGTGATGCCGAGAGCGCTTCGGACCTCTTCGAGGCGTCCGACTGGCGTGCGGCTGCGCAATACGAGAGCGGCGAATACGAAGAAGCGAGCACCCAGTTTGCGGCGCTGTTCGGGGAGGAGAATCGTTACAATCTGGGGAACGCTCTGGCGCGAACCGGAAAGCTGGAAGAGGCGATCTCGGCGTACGACGAAGTCCTCGAGGCCGAGCCCGGCCACGAGGACGCGACGTTCAACCGAGACCTGGTCGAGAAGCTGCTCGACCAACAACAGCAAGAACAGCAGCAACAGCAGTCGCAGAACGGCGAGGGCTCCGAGGACCCCGAACAGCAGCCCGAGGATGGCGAGGGCCAGGAACAAGAGCAGAGCGAGGCCGACGGGGGCGGCGAGGAACAGCCGCAAGAGAACGCTTCGCAGTCCGGGGGCGAAGGCGCGGAGCAAAAGGAGTCGGTTTCCGAGCAAGCGTCCTCCGAGAGCGAAGGCGAGCCTTCGACCGAGCAACGGGAGACGGCTTCCGGTGAAGGCGAGGAGTCCGAACGAGAGCCGTCCGCTCAGGCGAAGAGCGGCAGTGAGCAGGAAGATCCGTCGAGCGAGCAACAGGCCCAGCGGCCCGAAGTCGAGGAGGGGGACGGATCGAACTCCGTCAGCGACCGCCTCGACGAGGCACTTGAGAATGCCGAGGCCGAGGGGCCGGGCGAGCCGGGTTCCCAGATGGCCGCGACCGAAGCAGCCGAGCCGATCTCCGAAGAGGAGCAGGCTCGCGAACAGATGCTCCGCCAGGTCCCTGACGACCCGTCGGGTCTCCTGCGCGCGAAGATCCATCGCAAGTACGCCGAGAAGCGATTCGCCGAGCAGCAGCGTCGGCTCGTGCAGCAACGAGGAGGCAACTCATGGTGGTGA
- a CDS encoding BatD family protein, with protein MVVSHIRTLAVVTAFTLVASTASAAGLEARLGHSVVRAGEHVQLQLRAPIDGSVATPDLSPLERDFEILGTQQSQRITVVNGRREASVDWTVTLLPRSTGEIVIPPLHAGAATSEPLRIRVAEAAPPPSRADAPDLFVESTVDQISPYVQGEVRYTVKVYDGIGIRGGGLTAPQVENARVTVAGEGRTYEETVKGRRYQVHEREYVLAPQASGKMVVAPVTLEARIADPGARGRSPVADFFGGQDPFGATFGRFGSGLFDQMMNPGRQIRVRSNAIEIDVQARPDGAQGWFLPAKHVEIAEAFEPASPSFRVGEAVKRTVTLRALGASAEQLPAFEIPAVEGVRQYDEGSRDGTLPTDDGTVSVREQTVALVPSSPGAVILPPVQVTWWDATNEVERTAELPAREIQVLPAMGAATTVPAPASAPIAKPAVTNPEPSVGSTEPAAKETGLLEGWLPALAALLLGLGGAWVVVLRRRRSVGDPASEPGAPHLLKEVQKACGAADPAGTRDALVRWARARFGVGAPANPRMIALRLGHDEFSSEALRLDRSLYAPGADAFDGARFWQQLRLALRAEGAADRSTAPQVLPELYPSR; from the coding sequence ATGGTGGTGAGCCACATCCGAACCCTGGCCGTCGTCACGGCATTCACCCTCGTGGCCTCGACCGCTTCCGCGGCCGGTCTCGAGGCACGCCTCGGACACTCCGTGGTTCGCGCCGGGGAGCACGTGCAACTCCAGCTTCGTGCGCCCATCGACGGCTCGGTGGCGACGCCCGATCTGTCTCCCCTGGAACGCGACTTCGAGATTCTCGGTACGCAACAGAGTCAGAGAATCACCGTGGTGAACGGACGCCGCGAGGCGAGTGTCGACTGGACGGTCACGCTCCTGCCGCGCAGCACCGGTGAGATCGTGATCCCGCCCCTGCACGCCGGCGCCGCGACGAGCGAGCCGCTTCGGATCCGTGTGGCCGAGGCGGCGCCCCCGCCGAGCCGCGCGGACGCGCCCGACTTGTTCGTCGAGAGCACGGTGGACCAGATCTCGCCGTACGTTCAGGGCGAGGTCCGCTACACGGTGAAAGTGTACGACGGCATCGGGATTCGCGGGGGTGGTCTCACCGCACCGCAGGTCGAGAACGCGCGAGTGACCGTGGCCGGCGAGGGGCGGACCTACGAGGAGACCGTGAAAGGCCGCCGTTACCAGGTCCATGAGCGCGAGTACGTTCTCGCGCCTCAGGCGAGCGGCAAGATGGTCGTCGCCCCGGTGACGCTCGAGGCGCGGATCGCCGACCCGGGCGCGCGCGGCCGGTCGCCGGTCGCCGACTTCTTCGGCGGCCAGGATCCGTTCGGCGCAACGTTCGGACGCTTCGGGTCTGGTCTGTTCGATCAGATGATGAACCCGGGTCGCCAGATCCGGGTGCGCTCGAACGCGATCGAGATCGACGTGCAAGCGCGTCCGGACGGTGCGCAGGGATGGTTCCTGCCCGCCAAGCACGTGGAGATCGCCGAAGCCTTCGAGCCGGCCTCGCCGTCGTTCCGGGTCGGCGAAGCGGTGAAGCGGACGGTGACGCTCCGCGCGCTCGGTGCGTCGGCGGAGCAGCTTCCGGCGTTCGAGATTCCGGCCGTCGAAGGAGTTCGCCAGTACGACGAGGGCTCCCGCGACGGAACCCTGCCAACGGACGATGGGACGGTCTCGGTGCGCGAACAGACCGTTGCGCTCGTGCCCTCGAGCCCGGGCGCGGTGATCCTGCCCCCGGTGCAGGTGACGTGGTGGGATGCGACGAACGAAGTCGAGCGTACCGCGGAGCTGCCCGCGCGCGAGATCCAGGTCCTCCCGGCAATGGGCGCGGCGACCACTGTCCCGGCGCCGGCAAGTGCACCCATTGCCAAGCCGGCCGTAACGAATCCGGAACCGTCGGTGGGCTCGACGGAGCCTGCCGCGAAAGAAACCGGACTTCTCGAGGGATGGCTTCCCGCCCTGGCGGCACTTCTCCTCGGACTCGGGGGTGCTTGGGTCGTTGTGCTGCGCCGCCGGCGTTCCGTGGGTGACCCTGCATCCGAACCCGGTGCGCCCCATCTCCTGAAGGAGGTCCAGAAGGCCTGTGGCGCGGCGGACCCCGCCGGAACGCGGGATGCGCTCGTTCGGTGGGCACGCGCCCGTTTCGGGGTCGGTGCACCGGCGAATCCGCGGATGATCGCGCTTCGTCTGGGGCACGACGAGTTCTCCTCCGAGGCTCTGAGGCTCGATCGCAGCCTGTATGCGCCCGGTGCGGACGCCTTCGATGGGGCGCGCTTCTGGCAGCAACTGCGCCTGGCCCTGCGGGCCGAAGGTGCCGCCGATCGTTCGACGGCGCCGCAGGTTCTCCCGGAGCTCTATCCGTCGAGGTGA
- a CDS encoding HAMP domain-containing sensor histidine kinase: MRRRSLIFRYTLLHATLFILVLSGALAFLYWSTLSAHETEMDAQIQHDAQNLHDQLASVRTVTEMAAIVSRTTAEQPGRTTVYMLATKTRQYVAGNLREWPNGIEKDGDLFEFPLEGAATSKARGRGRTYSLPNGEQLLVGRNVSERARFRTLIGNAFGGALFLTVLLGVSGAYLLSRRVSRHLDEINQNSEEILQGNLELRMPETGRGDEFDELSQNLNRMLDRIGTLMSAMREVTDDIAHDMRSPISRLRSRIEVALLGKDDPAAYRAALEGTIEDADAILGMFNALLTIAHAESGEPRKNFEPVDVRKIVSDAVEIYEPAAEDAGLSVVMEKSPPARLSGNPNLLGQAITNLLDNAMKYVPTGGHLRCRVENADDRVRIVVADDGPGVPDAFFDKAFDRFSRLEASRTSTGSGLGLSLVRAIAHLHGGDVRLSAANPGLVVTIDLPVRSEA, from the coding sequence ATGAGACGCCGTAGCCTCATCTTTCGCTACACCCTGCTGCACGCGACGTTGTTCATCCTCGTGCTGAGTGGGGCCCTCGCCTTCTTGTACTGGTCGACGCTCTCCGCGCACGAAACCGAGATGGACGCGCAGATTCAGCACGATGCGCAAAACCTGCACGACCAACTCGCGAGCGTCCGCACCGTGACGGAGATGGCCGCGATCGTCTCCCGAACGACCGCCGAGCAGCCCGGCCGAACGACGGTCTACATGCTCGCCACCAAAACGCGGCAGTACGTTGCAGGCAACCTGCGCGAGTGGCCCAACGGAATCGAGAAGGACGGCGACTTGTTCGAGTTCCCGCTCGAAGGAGCGGCCACCAGCAAAGCCCGCGGGCGCGGCCGCACGTATAGCCTGCCGAACGGGGAGCAACTTCTGGTCGGCCGCAACGTCAGCGAGCGCGCCCGGTTCCGCACTCTGATCGGCAATGCGTTCGGAGGCGCACTCTTCCTCACGGTTCTCCTCGGCGTCAGCGGCGCCTACCTGCTGAGCCGCCGGGTCTCGCGCCACCTCGACGAGATCAATCAGAACAGCGAGGAGATCCTGCAGGGCAATCTCGAGCTGCGCATGCCAGAGACCGGACGGGGAGACGAGTTCGACGAGCTCTCCCAGAACCTGAACCGGATGCTCGATCGAATCGGCACCCTGATGTCGGCAATGCGTGAGGTGACCGACGACATCGCGCACGACATGCGCAGTCCGATCTCGCGTCTCAGGAGCCGCATCGAAGTCGCACTCCTCGGAAAGGATGACCCCGCCGCGTATCGTGCGGCTCTCGAGGGCACGATCGAGGATGCCGACGCCATCCTCGGCATGTTCAACGCGCTCCTCACGATCGCCCACGCGGAGTCGGGTGAACCCCGGAAGAACTTCGAGCCCGTCGATGTCCGTAAGATCGTCTCAGACGCCGTGGAGATCTACGAACCCGCGGCAGAGGACGCCGGACTTTCCGTCGTAATGGAAAAGAGCCCGCCGGCACGTCTCTCCGGAAACCCGAACCTTCTCGGACAGGCCATCACGAACCTCCTCGACAACGCGATGAAGTACGTCCCAACCGGCGGACACCTGCGGTGTCGGGTCGAGAACGCGGACGACCGCGTGCGCATCGTCGTCGCGGACGATGGGCCCGGAGTGCCCGACGCTTTCTTCGACAAGGCCTTCGACCGGTTCAGCCGGCTCGAGGCGAGCCGCACGTCGACCGGAAGCGGGCTCGGGTTGAGCCTGGTGCGCGCCATCGCTCACCTGCATGGCGGTGACGTCCGCCTGAGCGCCGCGAACCCCGGACTCGTGGTGACCATCGATCTGCCCGTCCGCTCTGAAGCGTGA
- a CDS encoding response regulator transcription factor, translating to MRILLIEDDLEAARYVAKGLGESGYVVDHAEDGPRGLMMATTDPYDVLVVDRMLPGVDGLSVIEALRKNGTDIPVLILSAMGSVDDRVAGLKAGGDDYLVKPFAFAELLARVEALMRRTRSAGAQETSLRVADLEMDLLSRAVNRSGQSIDLKPREFRILEFLMRHAGHVVTRTMLLESVWDYHFDPQTNVVDVHISRLRQKIDAGYERPLLHTVRGAGYRLAENETP from the coding sequence GTGCGGATCCTTCTGATCGAAGACGACCTGGAGGCGGCTCGCTACGTCGCCAAGGGTCTCGGCGAGAGCGGCTACGTCGTCGACCACGCCGAAGACGGGCCTCGTGGACTGATGATGGCGACCACGGATCCGTACGACGTTCTCGTCGTCGATCGGATGCTCCCCGGGGTCGACGGTCTCTCGGTGATCGAAGCTCTGCGCAAGAACGGCACGGACATTCCGGTGTTGATCTTGTCGGCCATGGGGAGCGTCGACGATCGCGTCGCCGGCCTCAAAGCCGGGGGCGACGACTACTTGGTGAAGCCCTTCGCGTTCGCCGAGTTGCTCGCCCGCGTCGAAGCTCTGATGCGTCGAACGCGGTCCGCCGGTGCGCAGGAGACGAGCCTTCGCGTCGCCGATCTCGAAATGGATCTTCTCTCGCGCGCCGTGAATCGCAGCGGGCAGTCGATCGACCTGAAGCCGCGCGAGTTCCGAATTCTCGAATTCCTGATGCGCCACGCCGGCCACGTCGTAACGCGGACGATGCTCCTGGAGAGCGTCTGGGACTACCACTTCGACCCGCAGACGAACGTCGTCGACGTCCACATCAGTCGGCTGCGGCAGAAGATCGACGCCGGGTACGAGCGCCCTCTTCTCCACACCGTGCGCGGGGCCGGGTACCGATTGGCGGAGAATGAGACGCCGTAG